The proteins below are encoded in one region of Geobacter sp.:
- a CDS encoding lipopolysaccharide biosynthesis protein produces the protein MEILMSQNANSTPSPPTPPTLLDYLQVIVKHKRMIFFTTFGATFIAALITLMMPNIYTAKAMIIPSDDDKGGMGALMSQLGGLAGLAGGTVGAKTTGELYVTMLKSETVKDPIIDRFKLMDAYKTKYRTDVYQAMDTKTIVSLGKKDGVITITVDDKDPKRAADLANAYVEELGILTAGLNMSGAGKNRAFLEKRIAEARADLSRAEDALKAFQLKNKAISVTDQAQATIAGIAQLRAQLAAQEVQLATLQRQFTDSSQEVKTAKTTAANLRAQIAGLEGKGGSSSSIPNIGSVPRLGQEYLRLMREFKIQEAVVEMLSKQYEAVKVSETKDMAPFQVLQSAKVPEKRSAPLRRKLVLRALGVSFFGAVLMAFIVEFVTRQSQERKNHQDHSLNNKVS, from the coding sequence ATGGAGATATTAATGTCGCAAAACGCTAACTCCACCCCATCGCCCCCAACTCCCCCTACCTTGCTGGACTATCTTCAGGTCATTGTCAAGCACAAGCGGATGATCTTTTTCACCACCTTTGGTGCAACCTTCATCGCAGCCCTTATCACTCTGATGATGCCGAATATCTACACTGCCAAGGCAATGATCATCCCGAGCGACGATGACAAAGGGGGGATGGGGGCACTCATGAGTCAACTGGGAGGCTTGGCCGGTTTGGCAGGCGGCACGGTCGGCGCCAAAACCACCGGCGAACTGTATGTCACCATGCTCAAGAGTGAAACGGTCAAAGACCCCATTATTGATCGCTTCAAGTTGATGGATGCCTACAAGACAAAATACCGGACCGATGTCTACCAGGCGATGGATACAAAAACCATTGTCTCCCTTGGCAAAAAGGATGGAGTAATCACCATTACGGTAGATGACAAAGATCCCAAGCGTGCCGCCGATCTGGCCAATGCCTATGTGGAGGAGCTTGGCATTCTGACTGCCGGTTTGAACATGTCCGGCGCAGGTAAAAACCGTGCTTTTCTGGAGAAAAGGATTGCCGAGGCGCGTGCCGACTTGAGCCGTGCCGAAGACGCTCTCAAAGCATTCCAGCTCAAAAACAAAGCGATATCCGTCACGGACCAGGCCCAGGCCACCATTGCAGGGATTGCCCAATTGCGGGCACAACTTGCAGCGCAGGAAGTGCAGCTTGCCACCCTTCAGCGGCAGTTTACCGATTCGAGCCAAGAAGTGAAAACAGCCAAGACAACGGCAGCAAATCTTCGGGCACAAATTGCCGGCTTGGAAGGGAAAGGAGGCAGCAGCAGTTCGATCCCGAATATCGGCAGTGTGCCGAGGCTTGGACAGGAGTATCTGCGTTTGATGCGGGAGTTCAAAATCCAGGAAGCAGTAGTAGAAATGCTGAGCAAGCAGTATGAAGCGGTAAAGGTTTCCGAAACCAAGGACATGGCACCATTCCAAGTTTTGCAGTCAGCTAAGGTGCCTGAGAAACGAAGTGCTCCTCTAAGAAGAAAACTTGTTTTGAGAGCACTCGGGGTAAGTTTTTTCGGAGCAGTATTAATGGCTTTTATTGTTGAATTTGTAACTAGACAGTCACAAGAAAGAAAAAATCATCAAGATCATTCTTTAAATAACAAGGTTTCTTGA